GGGCCTTGAGCGCCCTTACGGTCGTGACTATGACCGCGGCGTCGGGGGTGAGCCCGGAGGTGCGGCACTTTATGTTGAAGAAGCGCTCCGCTCCCATGTCGGTGCCGAAGCCCGCTTCGGTTATGAGGTAGTCCCCGGTGTGGATGCCGATGAGGTCCGCGACCACCGAGGAGTTGCCGGTGGCGATGTTGCCGAAGGGGCCCGCGTGCACCAGGGCGGGGGTGTTCTCGGTCGTCTGCATGAGGTTGGGCTTTATGGCTTCTTTCATGATCGCGGCCATCACCCCAGCCCCTTTTATGTCCTCCGCTGTGACCGGCTCGCCTTCCCCGGTGTAGCCTATGACTATCCGGCCCATCCTCTCCCGCATGTCTTCGAGCGAGGTGGCGAGGGCGAGGAGGGCCATGAGCTCGGAGGCGGCGGTTATCTCGAAGCCCGACTGGCGCGGGATGCCGTCCGTTCTCTCCCCGAGGCCTATGACGATGTTCCTGAGTGCCCGGTCGTTTACGTCCATGACGCGCTTCCAGGTTATGGAGTGGGCGTCTATCCCCAGAGCGTTGCCCTGGTAGAGGTGGTTGTCGATCATGGCGGCGAGCATGTTGTGTGCCTCTGTTACGGCGTGCCCGTCACCGGTGAGGCCGAGGTTGAGCGTCTCCATCGGCACCACCTGGCTGTAGCCGCCTCCCGCGGCCCCGCCTTTTATCCCGAAAGCCGGCCCCATCGAGGCCTGTCTTATGGCTATGGTCGCCCTCTTGCCGATCTGCTTCATCCCCTGCGCCAGGCCGACGGTGGTGGTGGTCTTGCCTTCTCCGAGGGGGGTGGGGGTTATGGCGGAGACGAGGATGTACCTGGCCTTTGGTCTCTCGGAGAGATCTTCGATGGCGGAGAGGTCTATCTTCGCCACGTGTTTGCCGTAGGGGTAGAGGTGGCGCTCTTCTATCCCCATCGAGCGGGCTATCTCTTCTATG
This portion of the Rubrobacter calidifluminis genome encodes:
- a CDS encoding formate--tetrahydrofolate ligase, encoding MSGRFPSNLEVARSAKLLPIEEIARSMGIEERHLYPYGKHVAKIDLSAIEDLSERPKARYILVSAITPTPLGEGKTTTTVGLAQGMKQIGKRATIAIRQASMGPAFGIKGGAAGGGYSQVVPMETLNLGLTGDGHAVTEAHNMLAAMIDNHLYQGNALGIDAHSITWKRVMDVNDRALRNIVIGLGERTDGIPRQSGFEITAASELMALLALATSLEDMRERMGRIVIGYTGEGEPVTAEDIKGAGVMAAIMKEAIKPNLMQTTENTPALVHAGPFGNIATGNSSVVADLIGIHTGDYLITEAGFGTDMGAERFFNIKCRTSGLTPDAAVIVTTVRALKAHSGRYQIVAGKPLPEEMLEENPEDVLAGAENLKKHIENIKLHGIPAVVVANSFPTDHPSEHEAIREVAEQEGCRMAVSNHFAKGGKGAVEFAEAVAEAAEEKSDFRMLYPEKAPLKEKVKTIARKVYGAKDVEYSQEANRQIESFQKRGYGNLPVCIAKTQLSISSDPALKGAPRGWTLPVREARLSAGAGFVYLICGQMRTMPGLSAHPAAESIDIDENGEIVGLF